The following proteins come from a genomic window of Pyxidicoccus sp. MSG2:
- the fdxA gene encoding ferredoxin FdxA — protein sequence MAYVVAEPCIKCKYTDCVEVCPVNCFYEGANFLVIHPDECIDCGACEPVCPTKAIFPETELPAKWQEYKPLNADFSAKWPNIAEKKEPLPEAEDFKDKQDKRGLLEAKPGK from the coding sequence ATGGCCTATGTCGTCGCCGAGCCTTGCATCAAGTGCAAGTACACCGACTGTGTCGAGGTGTGCCCGGTCAACTGTTTCTACGAAGGTGCCAACTTCCTGGTCATCCACCCGGACGAGTGCATCGACTGCGGCGCTTGCGAGCCCGTGTGCCCCACCAAGGCCATCTTCCCGGAGACGGAGCTGCCCGCGAAGTGGCAGGAGTACAAGCCGCTGAACGCTGACTTCTCCGCGAAGTGGCCGAACATCGCCGAGAAGAAGGAGCCGCTGCCCGAGGCAGAGGACTTCAAGGACAAGCAGGACAAGCGCGGCTTGCTCGAGGCGAAGCCCGGCAAGTAG